One genomic window of Actinoalloteichus hoggarensis includes the following:
- a CDS encoding ABC transporter substrate-binding protein: MPDLDRRTLLRGVAAAGLGLLGAPLLTSCGTPDRTPRTAGPVDIRLWTHDPGYVRTFETAIADPDLVGDSAFDFRLEITNAAPPDIITRMITQAIADGNTPDLVGLVIDQFARVMGSSIAENLFVDLSDVVAPLGEELLKLAPYTVDGRPYSLDADNSITVFYYRQDLFTEHGVPEDAATWEELAEHGERLSRDHEISLGTVATGDNLAVANSFFQFYLQRGGRVFDETGEVRLESPEAVEVLSFMAEGVRSGFLLGLPDPYSSAAAAALKSGRLAAIAMPNWYNAYGLQANVPDQRGRWRMRTLPRFDAGGHLASTLGGTGFTVLKDKAGSGAALDLLSRVFLTREGQLLRYHSGGFLPTLRSLYRDPELVDVRDEYLGGQRVFDVYAPAAEDLPLFHQAPAMQVLTDALGGPVLDAVRGRSSPAAAIEAAMAAYREQVRR, from the coding sequence ATGCCTGACCTCGATCGCCGCACGCTGCTGCGCGGCGTGGCGGCGGCCGGACTCGGCCTCCTCGGCGCCCCGCTGTTGACGAGCTGCGGGACACCCGATCGCACGCCGAGGACCGCGGGCCCGGTGGACATCCGACTGTGGACCCACGATCCCGGCTACGTGCGCACCTTCGAGACCGCGATCGCCGATCCCGACCTGGTCGGCGACTCCGCGTTCGACTTCCGGCTCGAGATCACCAACGCCGCCCCGCCCGACATCATCACCCGGATGATCACCCAGGCGATCGCCGACGGCAACACGCCCGACCTGGTCGGCCTCGTCATCGATCAGTTCGCCAGGGTGATGGGCTCGTCCATCGCGGAGAACCTCTTCGTCGACCTCTCCGACGTGGTGGCGCCGCTGGGCGAGGAGCTGCTGAAGCTGGCGCCGTACACGGTGGACGGCAGGCCCTACAGCCTGGACGCCGACAACTCGATCACCGTCTTCTACTACCGACAGGACCTCTTCACCGAACACGGCGTTCCCGAGGACGCGGCGACCTGGGAGGAGCTGGCCGAACACGGCGAACGGCTGAGCCGCGACCACGAGATCAGCCTCGGCACCGTCGCCACCGGGGACAACCTCGCCGTAGCCAACAGCTTCTTCCAGTTCTATCTGCAACGCGGCGGCCGAGTGTTCGACGAGACGGGCGAGGTCCGGCTGGAGTCGCCGGAGGCCGTCGAGGTGCTGTCGTTCATGGCCGAGGGCGTGCGCAGCGGGTTCCTGCTGGGCCTGCCCGATCCGTACAGCAGCGCCGCGGCCGCCGCGCTGAAGTCCGGCAGGCTGGCCGCCATCGCGATGCCGAACTGGTACAACGCCTACGGGCTCCAGGCCAACGTGCCCGATCAGCGGGGCCGGTGGCGGATGCGCACCCTGCCGCGCTTCGACGCGGGCGGGCATCTCGCCTCCACCCTCGGCGGCACCGGGTTCACCGTCCTCAAGGACAAGGCGGGCAGCGGAGCCGCGCTGGACCTGCTGAGCCGCGTCTTCCTCACCCGAGAGGGACAGCTCCTGCGCTACCACTCCGGCGGCTTCCTGCCGACGCTGCGGTCGCTCTATCGCGACCCCGAGCTGGTCGACGTCCGCGACGAGTATCTCGGCGGTCAGCGGGTCTTCGACGTCTACGCCCCGGCGGCCGAGGACCTGCCGCTGTTCCACCAGGCACCGGCCATGCAGGTCCTCACCGACGCCCTCGGCGGCCCGGTGCTGGACGCGGTGCGCGGGCGCAGCTCGCCCGCCGCCGCCATCGAGGCGGCCATGGCCGCCTACCGAGAGCAGGTCAGGCGATGA
- a CDS encoding RNA polymerase sigma factor — protein sequence MRVAGEVGLAEECVQDAYVAALRAWARDGIPANPAAWLTTTARRKALDALRRAETLRARRRLLAEPEAYEADVAVETVPDDRLSLVFTCCHPALAREAQVALTLRLICGVSTADIAKAFLVSETTMAARITRAKKKITAARIPYRVPAPEELPERLDAVLTVIHLLFTTGHTAPSGGRLVRSELVDRAADLARMLRELMPDEPEVRGLLALLLVNDARRATRTDADGRLVLLAEQDRSQWDSDAIEEGHRLVVEALRAGGVGRFVLQAAIAALHARAPTYADTDWPQMLVLYDALSAAWQSPVVALNRAVVLAMVDGPAAALAEVAALEHAGSLAGYHYLPAVKADLLRRLGRHSEAACAYRDAWETADNEAERAFLAARRAEAASRGACGPEEGAGD from the coding sequence GTGCGCGTCGCGGGTGAGGTCGGCCTCGCCGAGGAGTGCGTGCAGGACGCCTACGTCGCGGCTCTGCGAGCCTGGGCCCGTGACGGCATCCCCGCGAACCCCGCTGCCTGGTTGACGACGACGGCACGACGCAAGGCGCTCGACGCACTTCGCCGTGCCGAGACGTTGCGCGCCAGGCGGCGTCTGCTCGCCGAACCCGAAGCGTATGAGGCCGACGTCGCGGTCGAGACGGTGCCCGACGACCGACTGAGCCTCGTCTTCACCTGCTGTCATCCCGCCCTGGCGCGAGAAGCGCAGGTCGCCCTCACCCTGCGGCTGATCTGCGGTGTCAGCACGGCGGACATCGCGAAGGCCTTCCTGGTCTCGGAGACCACCATGGCGGCCCGGATCACCCGCGCCAAGAAGAAGATCACGGCGGCTCGGATCCCCTACCGGGTGCCCGCGCCCGAGGAGCTGCCGGAGCGGCTGGACGCGGTGCTCACCGTGATACACCTCCTCTTCACCACCGGCCACACCGCGCCGTCCGGCGGCAGACTGGTGCGCTCCGAACTGGTGGACCGGGCGGCGGACCTCGCCCGCATGCTGCGAGAGCTGATGCCGGACGAGCCTGAGGTCCGAGGACTGCTGGCATTGCTGCTGGTGAACGACGCGCGGCGGGCGACGCGGACCGATGCCGACGGAAGGCTCGTCCTGCTGGCGGAGCAGGACCGATCGCAATGGGACTCCGACGCCATCGAGGAAGGACACCGGCTGGTCGTCGAGGCGCTTCGAGCAGGCGGCGTCGGCCGATTCGTCCTCCAGGCGGCCATCGCGGCGCTGCACGCGCGTGCGCCGACCTACGCGGACACGGACTGGCCGCAGATGCTCGTGCTCTACGACGCGTTGAGCGCGGCATGGCAATCGCCGGTGGTGGCCCTCAATCGGGCAGTGGTGCTGGCGATGGTCGACGGCCCGGCCGCCGCGCTGGCGGAGGTAGCCGCGCTGGAACATGCGGGTTCACTGGCCGGATACCACTATCTGCCCGCCGTCAAGGCCGACCTCCTGCGTCGTCTCGGCAGACACTCGGAGGCCGCCTGTGCCTATCGAGATGCGTGGGAGACGGCCGACAACGAGGCGGAGCGGGCGTTCCTCGCCGCGCGGCGAGCCGAGGCGGCGAGCCGGGGCGCCTGCGGTCCGGAGGAAGGCGCGGGCGACTGA
- a CDS encoding helix-turn-helix domain-containing protein codes for MTDDVDAVLDAIGPRLRELRRRHGATLATLAESTGIPISTLSRLESGQRRPTLELLLPLARIYQIPLDKLVDAPPTGDPRLYPRPVTRHGMTILPLSRRPGGLQVYKQIIPGGRSRGTPDPRSHEGYHWLYVLDGRLRLVLGDQDLVLAPGEVAEFDTHLPHWFGNADSEPVEYLSILGPQGERFHLRARYRRD; via the coding sequence ATGACGGACGACGTCGATGCCGTGCTCGATGCGATCGGCCCTCGACTCCGCGAGCTGCGTCGCAGGCACGGGGCCACGCTGGCCACGCTCGCGGAGAGCACCGGCATCCCGATCAGCACGCTGTCCCGGCTGGAGTCGGGACAGCGCAGGCCGACCCTCGAACTGCTGCTGCCGCTGGCCAGGATCTACCAGATTCCGCTGGACAAGCTCGTGGACGCCCCGCCGACCGGAGATCCCCGGCTGTATCCCCGCCCCGTGACCCGGCACGGCATGACCATCCTGCCGCTGTCCCGCAGGCCGGGCGGGCTCCAGGTGTACAAGCAGATCATTCCGGGGGGCCGGAGCAGAGGCACCCCCGATCCCCGTTCGCATGAGGGCTATCACTGGCTGTACGTCCTCGACGGGCGCCTGCGCCTCGTACTCGGGGACCAGGACCTGGTGCTCGCTCCCGGCGAGGTCGCCGAGTTCGACACCCACCTGCCGCACTGGTTCGGCAACGCCGACAGCGAGCCGGTGGAGTATCTGAGCATCCTCGGACCGCAGGGCGAGCGGTTTCACCTGCGTGCCCGCTACCGGCGCGACTGA
- a CDS encoding class I SAM-dependent methyltransferase, whose protein sequence is MKDQRFWDDLYGSREQLFSGNPNGVLVAEASGLPVGRALDVGCGEGGDARWLVERGWRVTAVDISQVALDRAARAVGDDDVRWVRADLTTTPLESGAYDLVSLQYFPLVRDERHAALRGLLAAVAPGGTLLVGAHDLGDLGEHRAGEGHGDGVESGAEQPDFDVDSIYQPHEIADLLDDGWEILVQETRLRTAPAPEGTRHVHDVVLRARRLPAA, encoded by the coding sequence ATGAAGGATCAGCGATTCTGGGACGACCTCTACGGCAGCCGCGAACAGCTCTTCAGCGGCAATCCGAACGGCGTGCTGGTCGCCGAGGCGTCCGGCCTGCCCGTCGGTCGTGCTCTCGATGTCGGCTGCGGAGAGGGCGGCGACGCCCGATGGCTGGTGGAACGCGGCTGGCGGGTCACCGCCGTCGACATCTCGCAGGTGGCTCTGGACCGCGCCGCCCGCGCCGTGGGCGACGACGACGTGCGATGGGTCCGAGCCGACCTCACCACCACGCCGCTGGAGTCGGGCGCCTACGACCTGGTGTCCCTGCAGTACTTCCCTCTCGTGCGGGATGAGCGACACGCCGCGCTACGCGGTCTGCTCGCCGCGGTCGCGCCCGGTGGAACGCTGCTCGTCGGCGCCCACGACCTGGGGGACCTGGGGGAGCATCGCGCGGGCGAGGGGCACGGCGACGGCGTGGAGTCGGGGGCGGAGCAGCCCGACTTCGACGTCGACAGCATCTATCAGCCCCACGAGATCGCCGACCTGCTCGACGACGGCTGGGAGATCCTGGTTCAGGAGACCCGCCTCCGGACCGCGCCCGCGCCCGAGGGCACCCGTCACGTCCACGACGTCGTCCTGCGAGCGAGGCGCCTGCCTGCGGCCTGA
- a CDS encoding TetR family transcriptional regulator, whose amino-acid sequence MCSVRDGDLTMKARIRDAAILLFGRRGASAISVRAVAEQAGASAALVIHHYGSKDALRRACDHHVLDAVFDEKDDLAAADLNAVIASWSDEENGRGPLLDYLARMLGDDTEASASLFDRLVDRTAAMLAAGMRDGTMRQSSDPRALAVILATQGVAPLLLHHHLRRALDGVDSRADVVRRLTVPLVELYTRGIHTDETILAAVRQASAADGSTPPAADHATGE is encoded by the coding sequence ATGTGTTCAGTGCGGGACGGCGATCTCACGATGAAGGCCAGGATCCGCGACGCGGCGATCCTGTTGTTCGGCAGGCGCGGCGCGTCCGCGATCAGCGTGCGCGCCGTGGCGGAGCAGGCCGGGGCGAGCGCGGCGCTGGTGATACACCACTACGGCAGCAAGGACGCGCTGCGCCGTGCCTGTGATCACCACGTGCTCGACGCCGTCTTCGACGAGAAGGACGACCTCGCCGCCGCCGACCTGAACGCCGTGATCGCCTCCTGGTCGGACGAGGAGAACGGCCGAGGACCCCTGCTCGACTACCTCGCCAGGATGCTCGGCGACGACACCGAGGCCAGCGCCTCGCTCTTCGACCGGCTCGTCGACCGGACGGCGGCGATGCTCGCGGCCGGGATGCGGGACGGGACCATGCGGCAGAGCAGCGACCCGCGCGCACTCGCCGTGATCCTGGCGACCCAGGGCGTCGCCCCGCTCCTCCTGCACCACCACCTGCGCCGCGCCCTGGACGGGGTCGACTCTCGGGCGGACGTCGTCCGCAGGCTGACGGTCCCGCTCGTGGAGCTGTACACCCGAGGAATCCACACCGACGAGACGATCCTGGCGGCGGTGCGGCAGGCATCCGCGGCGGACGGCTCGACACCGCCCGCCGCCGACCATGCCACCGGCGAGTGA
- a CDS encoding YciI family protein gives MAQYAVLIYERETPGGVADMPPEVMEAHRRVPERVRELGGRIVSAYATQPSATATSIRADVITDGPFIESKEALAGFFVIEADDLDQALAIGRVVPIMDGGVEVRPLIQE, from the coding sequence ATGGCGCAGTACGCCGTGCTCATCTACGAACGGGAGACGCCCGGTGGCGTGGCTGACATGCCGCCGGAGGTCATGGAGGCACACCGCCGGGTTCCGGAGCGTGTTCGAGAACTGGGCGGCAGGATCGTCAGCGCCTACGCGACCCAGCCGAGTGCCACGGCCACCTCGATCCGAGCCGACGTGATCACCGACGGCCCGTTCATCGAGAGCAAGGAGGCATTGGCCGGGTTCTTCGTGATCGAGGCCGATGACCTCGACCAGGCGCTCGCCATCGGCCGGGTGGTTCCGATCATGGACGGCGGCGTCGAAGTGCGGCCGCTCATTCAGGAGTGA
- a CDS encoding beta-galactosidase encodes MTLVRALHRMSPPLTIGVQEPDMPSLHVLDHAPPLSGHLPMGTPDDAEHPISVDGRAIRRAGRPWIPVMGEFHFSRYPAEEWRTELGRMRAGGIDVVATYLFWNHHEPTRGEFRFDASRDIGRFVRLCGELGLAAAVRIGPWSHGECRDGGFPDWLAAVECVPRTDDPAYLALVADYYARIGRELAGLSWNEGGPIVAVQVENELYDQPGHLATLRTMAEAAGIDAPLWTATGWGAPRLPPDVLLPLYGGYPEAFWADAADGWAREMRCHYFFTSIRDDHAIGADLRPAVPAGASADHVPPDDRRYPYATCELGGGMAIAYHRRPLIPAADISALALAKLGSGSVWQGYYLYHGCSQRQDLPTPNQESHETGYPNDLPVVNYDFQAPLGEYGQVRPSFHALRVQHLFLRDSGSDLADLPVQLPDAVPEGLDDREILRWSVRSDGRRGFLFVNNHQPHEPLPDHADVRFEVRQAAATVRLPVRPVTIPGGAHFVWPIGYSLAGGQRLDWASAQPLARLTVDGVPLSVFAAAEGIDAQFAFAAPVSIDGQAAVEKVDGRTVVTVSRPGTDARFSVIDESGRAAEVLVLGQADALRLQRSEIAGVDTLVLCDDPVVPDGDVLRVEGVDDVVTVAMLPAPASLVGAERIDDDGVFAAWQVTTAGAPPRPRLVRSADEAAVPPARTGGPHQRASAPTDADFENAATFHVTVDERAFDGDAEVLLRLTYTGDVARAYVGGRLVADHFWFGPDWDVGLRRIADDVLRHGIEIRVLPRPADARVYVDPAVRHRFAPAGARPEIQHARLSRTHRITLRPEWEGRDA; translated from the coding sequence TTGACACTCGTCAGAGCCCTGCACAGGATGAGTCCGCCGCTGACCATCGGAGTTCAGGAGCCGGACATGCCGTCCCTGCATGTGCTCGACCATGCCCCGCCGCTGTCCGGGCATCTGCCGATGGGCACCCCGGACGACGCCGAACACCCGATCTCGGTGGACGGCCGCGCTATCCGGCGAGCGGGACGGCCCTGGATTCCCGTCATGGGCGAATTCCATTTCAGCCGCTATCCGGCGGAGGAATGGCGGACGGAACTCGGCAGAATGCGTGCGGGCGGCATCGACGTCGTCGCCACCTATCTGTTCTGGAACCACCATGAGCCGACGCGCGGCGAATTCCGCTTCGACGCATCACGCGACATCGGCCGATTCGTCCGACTGTGCGGCGAGCTGGGACTGGCGGCGGCGGTGCGCATCGGCCCGTGGTCCCACGGCGAGTGCCGCGACGGCGGGTTCCCGGACTGGCTCGCCGCCGTCGAGTGCGTGCCCCGCACCGACGACCCCGCCTACCTCGCCCTGGTGGCCGACTACTACGCGCGTATCGGCCGCGAACTCGCGGGCCTGAGTTGGAACGAGGGCGGGCCGATCGTCGCGGTGCAGGTGGAGAACGAGCTGTACGACCAGCCGGGCCATCTGGCCACGCTCCGGACCATGGCCGAGGCGGCGGGCATCGACGCGCCGCTGTGGACCGCGACCGGCTGGGGGGCGCCACGGCTCCCGCCCGACGTGCTGCTGCCGTTGTACGGCGGCTATCCGGAGGCGTTCTGGGCGGATGCGGCCGACGGGTGGGCCCGCGAGATGCGGTGCCACTACTTCTTCACCTCGATCCGCGACGATCACGCCATCGGCGCCGATCTGCGGCCCGCCGTCCCCGCGGGGGCGAGCGCCGATCACGTTCCGCCGGACGATCGCCGCTATCCCTATGCCACCTGCGAGCTGGGCGGCGGCATGGCGATCGCCTATCACCGCAGGCCGCTGATCCCGGCCGCCGACATCTCGGCCCTGGCGCTGGCCAAGCTGGGCAGCGGATCGGTGTGGCAGGGCTACTACCTTTATCACGGCTGCTCGCAACGACAGGACCTTCCGACGCCCAATCAGGAGTCCCACGAGACCGGCTACCCCAACGACCTGCCCGTGGTGAACTACGACTTCCAGGCGCCGCTCGGCGAGTACGGCCAGGTCCGGCCGTCCTTCCACGCCCTGCGGGTCCAGCATCTGTTCCTCCGCGATTCGGGCTCCGACCTCGCCGATCTGCCGGTACAGCTGCCCGACGCCGTGCCCGAGGGCTTGGACGACCGCGAGATCCTGCGCTGGTCGGTGCGATCCGACGGCCGCCGCGGCTTCCTGTTCGTCAACAATCATCAGCCGCACGAGCCGCTGCCCGACCACGCCGACGTCCGTTTCGAGGTCCGGCAGGCCGCGGCGACCGTCCGGCTGCCCGTCCGGCCGGTGACGATCCCCGGCGGGGCGCACTTCGTCTGGCCGATCGGCTACTCGCTGGCGGGCGGGCAGCGGCTCGACTGGGCCAGCGCCCAGCCGCTCGCCCGGCTCACCGTCGACGGCGTCCCGCTCTCCGTCTTCGCCGCCGCCGAGGGCATCGACGCGCAGTTCGCCTTCGCCGCCCCGGTGTCGATCGACGGGCAGGCCGCGGTCGAGAAGGTCGACGGCCGCACCGTCGTCACCGTGTCGCGGCCCGGCACCGACGCACGGTTCTCGGTGATTGACGAGTCCGGACGCGCCGCCGAGGTGCTGGTACTCGGTCAGGCAGACGCCCTGCGGCTCCAACGATCGGAGATCGCCGGGGTGGACACGCTCGTGCTGTGCGACGACCCCGTCGTCCCGGACGGCGACGTCCTGCGTGTCGAGGGCGTGGACGACGTCGTCACCGTCGCGATGCTGCCCGCCCCCGCCAGTCTGGTCGGCGCCGAGCGGATCGACGACGACGGTGTCTTCGCCGCGTGGCAGGTCACCACGGCGGGCGCGCCGCCGCGGCCCCGGCTGGTCCGCTCGGCGGATGAGGCGGCGGTGCCGCCGGCCCGCACGGGCGGTCCGCACCAGCGGGCCTCGGCCCCGACGGACGCGGACTTCGAGAACGCCGCGACCTTCCACGTCACCGTGGACGAACGCGCCTTCGACGGCGACGCCGAGGTGCTCCTCCGCCTGACCTACACCGGTGACGTCGCCCGTGCCTACGTGGGCGGGCGGCTCGTCGCCGACCACTTCTGGTTCGGCCCGGACTGGGACGTGGGTCTGCGTCGCATCGCCGACGACGTGCTTCGGCACGGCATCGAGATCCGTGTGCTGCCGCGCCCGGCCGACGCCCGCGTCTACGTCGACCCCGCCGTGCGTCATCGGTTCGCCCCGGCCGGGGCCCGGCCCGAGATCCAGCACGCCCGGCTCAGCCGGACGCATCGGATCACCCTACGTCCGGAATGGGAGGGACGCGATGCCTGA
- a CDS encoding cupin domain-containing protein, which yields MNGDELVFRDGHSVRFVAQGHDDDGEFLRMEHRWPTSGRLAGPHWHPVLREHFRVVRGRARFRVDGRDHTAGPGDELTILPRQVHEFWSETPDLVLDYVARPPLQHRRMFEFWHELDSRGRTTRAGVPTNPLDLGLLWELQDGYIAGPPAWLQRFLFGGLARLARLLRRNSSRPANDSGVR from the coding sequence ATGAACGGTGACGAACTGGTGTTCCGCGACGGCCACAGCGTGCGGTTCGTGGCGCAGGGCCACGACGACGACGGCGAGTTCCTGCGCATGGAGCACCGCTGGCCGACCAGCGGGAGACTGGCGGGGCCGCACTGGCATCCCGTCCTGCGCGAGCACTTCCGCGTGGTGCGGGGCCGGGCTCGCTTCCGGGTCGACGGCCGCGACCACACGGCGGGACCGGGCGACGAGTTGACCATCCTCCCCCGCCAGGTCCACGAGTTCTGGAGCGAGACGCCGGACCTCGTCCTCGACTACGTGGCGCGGCCCCCGCTGCAGCACCGTCGGATGTTCGAGTTCTGGCACGAACTCGACAGCCGAGGCCGGACCACCCGCGCGGGCGTGCCGACCAATCCCCTCGATCTCGGGCTGCTGTGGGAACTGCAGGACGGATACATCGCGGGCCCGCCCGCCTGGCTGCAACGATTCCTCTTCGGCGGTCTGGCCCGACTCGCGCGACTGCTCCGGCGGAATTCGTCCCGGCCCGCGAACGACTCCGGCGTGAGATGA
- a CDS encoding alpha/beta fold hydrolase: MPTLTTTNGTSLYYEVHGAGPPLLLVHAISAGAAMWRPQVEHFAATHRVITFDAPGVGRSGPIRGSRGTLPAMAADVVDLLDHLAVARAAVCGVSFGGILAQQLAVTHPERIERLAIVDSYSDSRPTSLGRAAWLASVYAGAWSNLLPTRVLRSIIERQYRRWPEAASVLGEAVSRLRGVDALKTRLAINLVNFVPGLRSADFPVLAVVGADSWPRSGTFTAELRRAVPRTAVVRIPDSTDPSSLCRPELFNEILARFLRDEPVGTAPG, encoded by the coding sequence ATGCCGACCCTGACCACGACGAACGGGACCTCCCTGTACTACGAGGTGCACGGCGCGGGACCGCCGCTGCTGCTCGTCCACGCCATCAGCGCGGGCGCCGCGATGTGGCGCCCGCAGGTGGAGCACTTCGCCGCCACCCACCGGGTCATCACCTTCGACGCGCCCGGCGTCGGACGCTCCGGCCCGATCCGGGGCAGTCGAGGCACGCTGCCGGCCATGGCCGCCGACGTCGTCGACCTCCTCGACCACCTCGCCGTGGCCCGCGCCGCCGTCTGCGGCGTCAGCTTCGGCGGCATCCTGGCCCAGCAGCTCGCCGTGACCCACCCGGAGCGGATCGAACGGCTCGCGATCGTCGACTCCTACAGCGACTCGCGACCCACCAGCCTCGGCCGGGCGGCCTGGCTCGCCTCCGTCTACGCGGGCGCCTGGTCGAACCTGCTGCCCACGCGAGTGCTGCGGTCGATCATCGAGCGGCAGTACCGACGGTGGCCCGAGGCGGCGAGCGTCCTCGGCGAGGCGGTCTCGCGGCTGCGTGGCGTCGACGCCCTCAAGACCCGACTGGCCATCAACCTGGTGAACTTCGTTCCCGGCCTGCGTTCGGCGGACTTCCCCGTCCTGGCCGTGGTCGGGGCGGACTCCTGGCCGCGCTCGGGCACCTTCACGGCGGAGCTGCGTCGCGCCGTCCCGCGCACCGCCGTCGTCCGCATCCCCGACTCGACCGATCCGAGTTCGCTGTGCAGGCCCGAGCTCTTCAACGAGATCCTCGCTCGTTTCCTGCGTGACGAACCCGTCGGGACGGCGCCGGGGTGA
- a CDS encoding MarR family winged helix-turn-helix transcriptional regulator, translating to MDAPAGHPTLLRLLVETVRAFEHQLHADLLDATADLRPAHYAVFRHLSPEGSRIRDLATAAGMTPQAMGELVAHLAAADYVELRRHPADGRARLVVATDRGNAALSRAAQRLRDLEAALAARLGADRVRGLADVLAEMLPALSDPELASAADGTATNGTATNGTGAAGSATGGMVTDGESAGPTP from the coding sequence ATGGATGCGCCAGCGGGTCACCCGACGTTGCTGCGACTGCTCGTCGAGACGGTGCGTGCGTTCGAGCACCAGCTCCACGCGGACCTGCTCGACGCGACGGCGGATCTGCGGCCCGCCCACTACGCCGTGTTCCGTCACCTGTCGCCCGAGGGCAGCCGGATTCGCGACCTCGCCACGGCGGCGGGAATGACCCCGCAGGCGATGGGAGAGCTCGTCGCGCACCTGGCCGCCGCCGACTACGTCGAGCTGCGGCGCCATCCCGCCGACGGGCGAGCCCGCCTCGTGGTGGCCACCGATCGGGGGAACGCCGCGTTGTCGCGGGCCGCCCAGCGCCTCCGCGACCTCGAAGCCGCGCTCGCGGCCCGGCTCGGCGCGGACCGGGTGCGGGGACTGGCCGACGTGCTCGCGGAGATGCTGCCGGCGTTGTCCGACCCGGAACTGGCTTCCGCTGCGGACGGCACGGCGACGAACGGCACGGCGACGAACGGCACGGGGGCCGCCGGTTCGGCGACGGGAGGCATGGTCACGGACGGCGAATCAGCGGGGCCGACGCCGTGA
- a CDS encoding lytic polysaccharide monooxygenase auxiliary activity family 9 protein, with product MRKKKFSAALAGAAITPLLLVSIPTGTASAHGYVSDPPSRQAQCAARTVPCGDIQWEPQSVEGPKGLTSCSGGNGRFSELDDDGKGWTVTPVGRTTSFNWTLTVSHATTTWQYYAGGTKVAEFDDGGARPGETVSHQVDFGNVSGRQKVLAVWNIADTPMAFYACIDVNIS from the coding sequence ATGCGCAAGAAGAAGTTCTCGGCGGCCCTCGCCGGAGCCGCGATCACGCCGCTTCTCCTCGTGAGCATTCCGACGGGCACGGCGAGTGCTCACGGGTACGTGTCGGATCCGCCGAGCAGGCAGGCGCAATGCGCCGCGCGGACCGTGCCGTGCGGCGACATTCAATGGGAGCCGCAGAGCGTGGAGGGCCCCAAGGGCCTGACCAGTTGCAGCGGCGGCAACGGTCGATTCAGCGAGCTCGACGACGACGGCAAGGGCTGGACGGTCACCCCGGTCGGGCGCACCACCAGCTTCAACTGGACCCTGACCGTCTCCCACGCCACCACCACCTGGCAGTACTACGCAGGCGGCACCAAGGTCGCCGAGTTCGACGACGGCGGCGCCCGCCCCGGCGAGACCGTCTCGCATCAGGTCGACTTCGGCAACGTGAGCGGCAGGCAGAAGGTGCTCGCCGTGTGGAACATCGCCGACACCCCGATGGCCTTCTACGCCTGTATCGACGTGAACATCAGCTGA
- a CDS encoding GTP pyrophosphokinase, with amino-acid sequence MDIEEELDGIRRQRARFTDFMLGYKFAIDEMITKINILREDFNNTNEYNPIEHISSRLKTPRNIVRKVRRKNFPLSFESMRDNILDIAGVRVTCSFISDIYKIRDMIAEQEDVTIFEERDYIARPKASGYQSLHLLVEIPVFRARGTERIPVELQIRSIAMDFWASLEHKIYYKYDGHVPDDLQRELIQAADVASRLDRTMEGLHESVRQGEAVEPAAEADQEAEERLREAEAAEFLNQLARETAPAAG; translated from the coding sequence GTGGACATCGAGGAGGAACTGGACGGCATCCGTCGTCAGCGGGCGCGTTTCACCGACTTCATGCTCGGCTACAAGTTCGCCATAGACGAGATGATCACGAAGATCAACATTCTTCGTGAGGACTTCAACAACACGAACGAGTACAACCCGATCGAGCACATCAGCTCTCGGTTGAAGACGCCGCGGAACATCGTCCGCAAGGTGCGCCGGAAGAACTTCCCGCTCAGCTTCGAGAGCATGCGGGACAACATCCTCGACATCGCCGGCGTGCGGGTGACCTGCAGCTTCATCTCGGACATCTACAAGATTCGGGACATGATCGCCGAGCAGGAGGACGTGACGATCTTCGAGGAGCGCGACTACATCGCCCGCCCCAAGGCGAGCGGTTATCAGAGTCTGCACCTGCTCGTCGAGATCCCGGTCTTCCGCGCCAGGGGCACGGAGCGCATCCCGGTGGAGCTGCAGATCCGCTCCATCGCGATGGACTTCTGGGCCAGCCTCGAGCACAAGATCTACTACAAGTACGACGGGCACGTCCCCGACGACCTGCAACGCGAACTCATCCAGGCGGCCGACGTCGCGAGCAGGCTCGATCGGACGATGGAGGGCCTGCACGAGTCCGTCCGGCAGGGCGAGGCCGTAGAACCGGCCGCCGAGGCGGATCAGGAGGCCGAGGAACGGTTACGGGAGGCCGAGGCGGCCGAGTTCCTGAACCAGCTGGCTCGGGAGACCGCCCCGGCGGCGGGCTGA